In Corallococcus macrosporus, one DNA window encodes the following:
- a CDS encoding TIGR02452 family protein, which yields MSLKGIAQETVGIVEQGEYVAPSGRPVRFREQVEHALRGTRLYRPGDFERLPRPEPRVEGAALRIEVTPEKTGAASRRCVEAEGVTDVVALNFASAKNPGGGFLGGAKAQEEDLARCSALYPCLLTQREYYDANRAQSSPLYTDHVIYSPQVPFFRDEGLTLLEKPFRVSVITAPAPNAGSAARNAPHLLPRMREVLQARAVKVLQVAAHHGHRTLVLGAWGCGAFRNQPHDAAEAFASALDAFPGVFERVVFAVWERGGDGPNLRAFRERFA from the coding sequence ATGTCGCTGAAGGGAATCGCGCAGGAGACCGTCGGAATCGTGGAGCAGGGCGAGTACGTGGCACCGTCCGGGAGGCCCGTGCGGTTCCGGGAGCAGGTGGAGCACGCCCTGCGCGGGACGCGGCTCTACCGGCCCGGTGACTTCGAGCGGCTGCCCCGGCCCGAGCCTCGCGTGGAAGGCGCCGCGCTTCGCATCGAGGTGACGCCGGAGAAGACCGGCGCCGCGTCGCGCCGGTGCGTGGAGGCGGAAGGAGTGACGGACGTCGTCGCGCTCAACTTCGCGTCCGCGAAGAACCCGGGCGGCGGCTTCCTGGGCGGAGCGAAGGCGCAGGAGGAGGACCTGGCGCGCTGCTCGGCGCTCTACCCGTGCCTGCTCACGCAGCGCGAGTACTACGACGCCAACCGTGCGCAGTCCTCGCCGCTGTACACGGACCACGTCATCTACTCACCCCAGGTGCCGTTCTTCCGGGACGAGGGCCTCACGCTGCTGGAGAAACCCTTCCGCGTGTCCGTCATCACCGCGCCCGCGCCCAACGCCGGTTCAGCCGCGCGGAACGCACCGCACCTGCTGCCCCGCATGCGGGAGGTGCTGCAAGCGCGGGCGGTGAAGGTGCTCCAGGTGGCGGCGCACCACGGGCACCGCACGCTGGTGCTGGGAGCGTGGGGCTGTGGCGCCTTCCGCAACCAGCCGCACGACGCGGCGGAGGCCTTCGCCAGCGCCCTGGACGCCTTCCCCGGCGTCTTCGAGCGCGTGGTGTTCGCGGTGTGGGAGCGGGGAGGGGACGGCCCCAACCTGCGGGCCTTCCGCGAGCGGTTCGCCTGA
- a CDS encoding HEAT repeat domain-containing protein yields the protein MDSPPEADLSTDELFARTLQGDEEDAGAWRAIWQLHHRGGEDVFQRAAAWLQSSSAKERGRGANVLAQLDFRNRSPELVARFTDALLPALAKEQDAAVLEAMAAALGHLGDPRAVPALLPLKDHPDAHVRFGVVMGLSGHRDAQALQALIHLSRDFDETVREWATFTLGSQAREVDTLELREALVERLSEDHPKIRGEALLGLALRKDARALEPLRRVLEEGVVTTLDVEAAQALEDVSLLPPLRELRESVNEEDDDPEFRAVLFEAIHVLESLSR from the coding sequence ATGGACTCCCCGCCCGAAGCCGACCTCTCCACCGACGAGCTCTTCGCCCGCACGCTCCAGGGGGATGAGGAGGACGCGGGCGCGTGGCGCGCCATCTGGCAGTTGCACCACCGCGGTGGCGAGGACGTCTTCCAGCGCGCCGCGGCCTGGCTCCAGTCCTCCTCCGCGAAGGAGCGGGGCCGCGGCGCGAACGTCCTTGCACAGCTGGACTTCCGGAACCGGTCTCCGGAGCTCGTCGCACGCTTCACGGACGCACTCCTGCCGGCGCTCGCGAAGGAGCAGGATGCCGCGGTGCTGGAGGCCATGGCCGCTGCCCTGGGCCACCTGGGGGACCCCCGCGCGGTCCCCGCGCTCCTTCCCCTGAAGGACCACCCGGACGCGCACGTCCGCTTCGGCGTCGTCATGGGGCTGTCGGGGCACCGGGATGCCCAGGCGCTCCAGGCCTTGATTCATCTCTCCCGTGACTTCGACGAGACCGTGCGCGAGTGGGCCACGTTCACGCTCGGCTCCCAGGCGCGCGAGGTGGACACGCTGGAGCTGCGCGAGGCCCTGGTGGAGCGGCTCTCCGAGGACCACCCGAAGATTCGCGGAGAGGCGCTGCTGGGCCTGGCCTTGCGCAAGGACGCGCGTGCCCTGGAGCCGCTGCGGCGCGTGCTGGAGGAGGGCGTGGTGACCACGCTGGACGTGGAGGCGGCCCAGGCGCTGGAGGATGTCTCACTGCTCCCCCCGCTCCGGGAGCTCCGCGAGTCTGTCAATGAAGAGGACGACGACCCCGAGTTCCGCGCGGTCCTCTTCGAGGCCATCCACGTCCTGGAGTCGCTGTCTCGGTGA
- a CDS encoding DUF2092 domain-containing protein, which translates to MTDTGSSGGSWKRWWGPLLALLLGATPLLGAAQQAKASTGSDARIDPQAQRILRQMSDFLSAQREFSVRTQGTLDEVLDSGQKIQLQRSGDVRLQRPNRLRVDRTGDLARLHLFYDGRQLTLHGERANAYATTPAPTTVDATLDMASQKLGLDAPGADLLVSNPYAALTEDVCSGRYLGGSMVDGVAVHHLAFRNSDGVDWELWVEDGPRPLPRKYVITSRDLPGAPQYSVSLSEWNLSPQLTQDQFQFTPPRDAMRVSFLAPDSQGGAQQGGSK; encoded by the coding sequence ATGACAGACACAGGTAGCAGCGGAGGATCATGGAAGAGGTGGTGGGGGCCCCTGCTCGCCCTGCTCCTCGGAGCGACACCCCTGCTTGGAGCCGCGCAGCAGGCGAAGGCCTCCACCGGGTCCGACGCTCGAATCGATCCCCAGGCGCAGCGCATCCTGCGCCAGATGAGCGACTTCCTGTCCGCGCAGCGCGAGTTCTCCGTCCGCACCCAGGGGACGCTCGATGAGGTGCTCGACTCGGGGCAGAAGATCCAGCTGCAGCGCTCGGGTGACGTGCGCCTGCAGCGGCCCAACCGGCTCCGCGTGGACCGCACCGGAGACCTGGCCAGGCTCCACCTCTTCTACGACGGCCGGCAGCTCACCCTCCATGGCGAGCGCGCCAATGCCTATGCGACGACGCCAGCCCCCACCACGGTGGATGCCACGCTGGACATGGCCTCACAAAAGCTCGGGTTGGATGCACCCGGGGCGGACCTCCTCGTCAGCAACCCCTACGCCGCCCTCACCGAGGACGTGTGCTCGGGGCGCTATCTCGGCGGCTCCATGGTGGACGGCGTGGCCGTGCACCACCTGGCGTTCCGCAACAGCGACGGCGTGGACTGGGAATTGTGGGTCGAGGACGGCCCGCGGCCCCTGCCGCGCAAGTACGTCATCACCTCCAGGGACCTGCCAGGAGCGCCGCAGTACTCGGTGAGCCTGTCCGAGTGGAACCTGTCGCCCCAGCTCACCCAGGACCAGTTCCAGTTCACGCCCCCGCGCGATGCGATGCGCGTGTCGTTCCTCGCACCCGACTCGCAGGGCGGGGCGCAGCAAGGAGGCTCGAAATGA